Proteins co-encoded in one Bradyrhizobium sp. 170 genomic window:
- the tnpB gene encoding IS66 family insertion sequence element accessory protein TnpB (TnpB, as the term is used for proteins encoded by IS66 family insertion elements, is considered an accessory protein, since TnpC, encoded by a neighboring gene, is a DDE family transposase.) — protein MIPTPSGVRVWIATGHTDMRRGMQSLALTIQESLKRDPHAGDLYIFRGRRGDLVKILWHDGVGMSLYAKRLDRGKFIWPSASSGAISISAAQMAYMLEGIDWRNPQVTWRPQSAG, from the coding sequence ATGATCCCGACCCCGAGCGGCGTCAGGGTCTGGATCGCGACCGGCCACACCGATATGCGCCGCGGCATGCAAAGCTTGGCGCTTACGATCCAAGAAAGCCTGAAGCGCGATCCCCATGCCGGCGATCTCTACATCTTCCGGGGTCGCCGCGGTGACCTGGTCAAGATTCTTTGGCATGATGGGGTGGGCATGTCGCTCTATGCCAAGCGCCTGGACCGGGGCAAGTTCATCTGGCCTTCGGCATCTTCCGGCGCAATATCGATCTCCGCAGCACAGATGGCCTATATGCTCGAAGGGATCGACTGGCGGAATCCGCAAGTGACCTGGCGGCCGCAGAGTGCGGGCTGA
- a CDS encoding transposase, protein MTDHTPMPKVSRLEVVSTGARRHWTFEEKQRIVAESYGGPRLVSVTARRNGLSASQLFTWRRLAREGRLSGDAVPALVPVEIASTLAPASAYAPRLSSSSPAPRTKAGIIEIELGGCRVRVDRDVDTEALQRVLELLRRQ, encoded by the coding sequence ATGACTGACCATACGCCTATGCCGAAGGTCTCTCGGCTGGAAGTTGTCTCGACGGGCGCTCGGCGCCATTGGACATTCGAGGAGAAGCAGCGGATCGTTGCCGAGAGCTACGGCGGGCCACGATTGGTGTCGGTAACGGCGCGGCGCAACGGGTTGTCTGCGAGCCAATTGTTCACGTGGCGCCGGTTGGCGCGCGAAGGCCGGCTGAGCGGGGATGCCGTGCCGGCGCTTGTTCCTGTGGAGATCGCCTCTACGCTGGCCCCGGCATCGGCGTATGCGCCGAGGCTGTCGTCTTCGTCTCCTGCGCCGCGCACGAAGGCCGGAATCATCGAGATCGAGCTTGGCGGCTGCCGGGTGCGCGTTGATCGCGACGTGGATACCGAGGCGCTGCAGCGGGTCCTTGAGCTTTTGAGGCGGCAATGA